The genomic stretch tcacctgatggtaagcaatcgctgctacCTATGGACGCTTGAAATActtgaggcgttacaagtgcattgtttGCCTTTGTAGGtcaggaatttaaaggttgttggggatgCTAAACAGcacaattttaaatgtatagACTCTATAAATTTTTATCTCATTACAACATAACATGTTGTGTTAAATTTTTTTGATGCAAAAGTATCACATCACTTCAaaagcctgtaagtggccactgctgaccaaaggcatctactcacacggagaaagtttgaacatttcaaacttaaaattatgttttctttcaccgtttacaaacatacaagttcacatacatattattatgacaccCAGAAGTAAACAActatttgcggatcacacaaagaattgctccttGCGGGGATCAAACCCTCTACATCAGGGATGCACAGACTTATTAAGACTAGGGGCCAGTCGGACAAATTATGAAAGGATTGCGGGCCGCCAGAAGTATAAGcaattaataaagaattgataataatgtattaaaattgaaaaagaatttattaatttgaagcGTGGCACTGCATAGTGCTtacaatcttttttatatttggctCAAATTTACTTgtagcaatttatttttgctgTCGGCGGGCCACCAGATTTCGACCGGCGGGCCGCGGTCTGTGCATCCATGATCTACATATTGCATGGCAGCaggttacccagccaccacaccaactgtgcagctaatatacattattaccttaaaaacatcaaaaactcACCTAAATCAATAACAGCAGTATCCTTATCCAGCCCAGAGTTACAGATCCAGTCGATCACTCGGTCAGCGCTGTCCTCACCAAACCAGACCTCCCCGCTGTCTCCACTCTCCTCGAAGTTCTCTATTTCTCTTATGTAAGCCCTCTGCCAGTATTCCTGTGTTCCTAGCTCTGATGGGTCCAGTTCTGAGTCATCCATTGTGCTGGAAAAGGAGTGAAGAAGGTTGTTATCTTGCTAATATAAACAAGCTGAtgcttaattaataattatgttaatacgCGACAatattgtcgcggaatgctgctcatgaatacgagcctctagcatggcttgaaactagtcgagttcctcgtcaaacagttacgtgagtaagccgataacatattaattaatttaatatgtctcacgaaagttataataaaagctGATGCTGATGGTATATGTACTTTGTGACAAATAATTGAGCCCGCCATCATCTGTATCTataaaataagtcgggtttccttcctgacgctataactccagaacgcacgaaccgatttccacggttttgcattcgttggaaaggtctcgggctccttAGTAGGTTTTGAAACCCTCACGTATAAGAAGCGAGAgacttaaacctccgggctaaTACGACATTTCTTAATATactgataacaaaatattattcaatttcaaaatcattttttgtttattgttttctttacagGTTATGTTATGAATAAACTTTATAAAGCCTCAAATATCAGAGTTATAGAACAGGAATcggttttaaagttattttttaagtaaaataatgcatatataataatagttttataacttacttttatacaaatgtaacacaaacacaaaaataaaatatcgtgtTTATTTTGACAgctgttgttttattgttgtgAAGTGATGTGCCGTTGCATGTCACTGCTCACAATTTTAGTCGATTTCATTCGGTAGTcgattttagtaatatttttataacagtatttttaatgtgaatatttttagaaaatgatTGAATTTAAAACTGCAGTAAagattgttttttatggaatagaaggcaaacgagcagacgggtcgcctgattgtaagcgatcagcgccgcccgtggacacccgcaataccagagtaaaattattttatttatttttatttttagccatggtCGCCCCACTGCAAGGCCTCCCTATCCTCCTTCCACTCATCTctgtagagctttctgtggccaatccttttcattaTCAAATTAGAGtaaaatagcaaaataaaaaacaaattcaacgTAACGGCAAACCCCTTTATTACATACCCGctaatcaaataaatacaataattaaatataacacaTGAAAcgatatttacaaaacaaagtcaATTTAAAACTATGGGCAAGGAAAACATTTGAAGAACttattaatactaaaatattatcgTAAAGATTGGCGCTTCTTAAAAATCGACTAAATGGAATGATTGTTCTAGAATTTTATCTAAATGGTAACATTTCGACATTGCACCTTAGTACCCAGTAATAAGGTAAATTTTCGTACTACTTGCGTTTCCCGGCAAAcacatgacataataatattaattaagaaattaggtttatggtaagcgtccacggATCCGCATTGTAAGCATCGTAcagatcgcatcaaacggattgactgcgtccactgtGTCGACAGCGATTggattgccgatgatgcggtccgtacgatgcggatcggtggacgcagttgtatgagtttctctacaagacaaactaaaattcgttgcgtgcgatgcgtacgatgtggacctgtggacgcttacctttagtaggcgtaatatttttgaaattgttactaaataaattatattatcatgaaTTTAAGAGGTAAATCATCACTAGCTGGAATTAAATTGTACTATAGTTTGGAAGGGCACCATCAAAGCATCGAAGCGACGTAGTCCGGCTGAAAGGACAAGAAAAAAATCATTAGTTTGACAATTTTTTtacgcaacatcacgccttttgtccgaaaatagcccagctatactttgcccgacccgggaatcgaacccgagaccttttttccggcagtcgcacttgcgaccactagaccaacgagtcAGTATTTTAGGCAGACAGAATATTAAATGCGACAATGCAATTCAagctttattattacttttatttaagttatagaAAGATTTAAGactaatagaatagaataaaataataaataaataaattaatattacttacaGAAACAAACCAATATGAGTCCTTTCTGAAAATAAGCCGCGAAATGAAGCCCATTTCTGAGGCGGGCGCTATGGCGTGTAGATGAAGATGTTTCACGCTGCGGAATGGCGGCCAATGGTATCCTAACCGGGCATCGTCCAATGATAGATTATTTTTAGACAGTTGTTCATGAGctaccaataatattttgttcactgaaaacaaaataaaaaaaaagttagtcgATTATTTATTGAGAGAAAAATTAGTcgattatttattgaaattgaaatcgTTAATATGAACGCAGTTTTTTGTTACGTCAAATAAATCCGCATTTGGTTCGTACCCATATTTCAGTGTTGCTACCTTTTATTATGTTTCCGAGAATAATGGGTAATGagaatattttaagaaacatatataataatttttgaaatgATAATAACTCACTTGGTAATTTCAAGATTAAAATTCTactgatatttaattattataataaagaaataagtacACATTAATCACTGAATCTGAATAACAAATCAATAGAAGATTATTTAGCCAACAAACGTGACACAAAATGCGTTAGCTAATTGATAATTGAAAATGGGGAAATTTCACTTCATTACATTACCACCCCGTCTACTATCGCCAAATTGATAACAGCTGCATTAAATCCTAATTTAATCAACTTCTGATTAATTTCTAAGATAAAACGACTTACCTAACTCCTTATCAGCAGGCGTTAAGCATTTCACGTCCTCAATATGCCTTTTAGGTATAATTAAAAGGTGCAACTTGCTCGCGGGTTTTATGTCCGGAAAAACGCAAATATCATCATCTTCGTACAGTATCTGTGTATTTTCGAATTTGTTAACTATATTACAGAATATGCAGTCCGATCTTTCGGCGATGGGCGCAgtcatttttgaataattttcacTTGAAAACTGTGTTTTCTTTTCCGACTATCAGATGTTAGGGTGTTGGTTGaaactgtcatctgtcaaattGTCAAAGTTGTTTGACGTTTGTCGTTACCTACTTATTGCGTTTAGTGCGcgtaatcttatttttttttatgtttctaaaGCTTCGTACTCACGTTAGGTATTACTCGATAGTTTTAGTCGAAGTCAACTAAAAATCAATGTGTGGTTAGCGGTCCACACATTGATTTTTAGGTACTATGATTTTTACTTACAGGCTCGCATCGAGCCGACTCGATGGAATTAAATGAAAGTAATTTCCTTCGAGCTTACTCGAAACACCGTCATCCCTTGGCTCAAATTGTTCGGCGAATACGGTTGAacgtttattaattataattatttttttgaaaatcttccaatgacttgaATGACAATGGCGAGGCGAGACtcgggagtgtcaggctcttactggctaaaaccacctcattcctactcctgctcttcgaaccggggccccggtaaacacgctaggcagtccgcggcTCGGGATCAGgcgtactgggccccatctgtggtggtctactgagtctggttctgttcgggcggtgcacttacggtggcctgagatcgtcccgcgatttCCGAcgactggggcgtgaggaggttcgtgcCCTCACGGGTCCCGAAGTCGTGTTtatacttaacaataaaaagaaaacgcaatattacctacctacgtagATAAAAATAACCAAATGACGTTTTTATAAGAAAGCAAATAATGATTATTTGAACAGCACTAAAGtaggtaaattaattgatttgcATTTAACTCGAATTATACGTCATAATGAGTTTACAAagctattgttttaaaacatatgttattgtataaatataataaatagaatCAGCGGTCTAGACggtgtcaatatttttattcaatattatagGTCGACACCTACATTGTATTGAAGTTGTAATGTTAGACTGCAcaattggcgcggtggctggataaccggctgtcgtgcaacgtgtagcgagtttagttcccgcacggagcaactctttgtgtgatccacaaattgttgtttcgggtctgggtgtcatgtgtatgtgaacttgtatgtttgtaaacgcacacacgcctactccggttctcgaattcGAAGTTTCGTtaaatcttcggccgtaggttttattgttttaggtaCCGTACTAATAGAATCACTTCaaataacgttttaatttttattttaatatcaaaacctatttatttgtcttcctttatgttcacgaaagttcgcaataaatagaattgtagtatgcaatctgcgaagttttttcgttcgttcgttgaattagagtaggcccttTGATCCTAAAACGTTGGAtttacgttgtttttttttaaagaagaaagGTCTGGAAAGTGTACAATAAACCTGTGTGTCGACGtattatacaattttcaattacatatttaatttagaacAATAGGAAAGTTTGTCAAAAAACATGTCACATTGTTTAAAttcattgaatttatttattgacacaGGTTTTGGTTGTGCGCAggctataatataatacacgattttgtattactttgtatttgattaattgaaaaatacatattataattattttagctTGTATTTCGTATTTGTATACTGTACATTAATTACCTACTCTTTGTCTAAGGAAATTGCAAAGAAGAACGCCactacctaataaaaaaatgctgaAAACGTTAGACCGAGCAAATCAAGGTCCGACTCAGACTAGGCCAAATCAAGttagttaggtacttatttatgttACACAATTTTCATTTTCAGTGGAAACGGACACGTCATAGTTtgacagcttagctattacatcttcgtagcatagctacatcccgagctgtggactacctagcgggtttaccgaggctccaggtcgaaaagcaggagtaggaacggggtgattgtttagtcagtaagagtttgacactccctctcgcttcgcccaaggccgTAAAACactttggatgattttatcccctcaaaaaaaaaaacaccgagTAAATCAAAATAGGTACTACGAGTAATATAGGTGGTCTAATCTACgcatttggtttattttatggTGGTATACAgtaaacgaggagacggatcacctgatggtaagcaagcgccgCCGTCCATgcacatgaaacaccagaggtggtGGCATTTtcggccttttgggcgttaggaatttaaggattgttagggaatcggggattgggaagggggtaattgggcctacaaCGAAAGCGTTtattcacgtcgattttctgtgaggccgtggtatcactccggtctggtgtttgcaaacgcactcacgacacatgACAAAGCAGCAAATTTTCCCTACCACGTCTCAGTGTGGGGAAAAAatttgtagaaaaataaaaagctccctaaatgttattataaattcgcgaaaaatatataaaacaattcaaACACCCACTCAAACTCATTAAAGGTAATTGCACTTTTGAGTACATAAACAAATAGTAAGTACACACTTTTTAATTCATCACTCATACATATATTCaattccgcgcggtttcacccgctctgctggGCTCCTATTGgacatagcgtgatattttatagcctatagccttcctcgataaatgcactattcaacacaataacaattattcaaatccgACCAGTAGTCCcggaaattagcgcgttcaaaaaaacgaataaactcttcagttttataatattagtaagtatatatGTGTAGTATCTACTAAGTACAACTGCTCATTAGAAAAACTGAGTAATATCTGTGAATGAAGTTATTCTAATAACGTATAATGTGTGTTAGTATGttgtatgtttatgtaataataacacaAGTTACGTATATATGTTTATACCtaagttataattaaactaaTGGTACTTTGAACGATAAGGTACAACGATTAGGGTTCTGTTTTAGGTTAATACTTAAAGGGTTTTATAGAAAGATTAACTCGCGATTTCAGTAACCGATTGCAATACAAAAACcttagattaagatcgatttttgacataagTTCTATAGAGTTTGAAAACGAatttaaacgagcagacgtatcacttgatggtaagcaatcgccgccgcccatggacacttgaaacaccagaggcgttacaagtgcgttgccggctttttgggggttaggaatttaaggattgttggggaatcgggattgggaagattgggaacgggggaattgggcctccggtaacctcactcacacaacgaaacacaacgcaagcgttgtttcacgtcggttttctgtgaggccgtggtatcactctggttgagccggcctattcgtgccgaagcatgactctcccacacctTTTACTGTCTAAAATTAAGATCGATCCCAAAATTTTGGATTAAGTTTAAgattggttattgaaattggcagttagtaagtatagatgggagtttcttgctcgttcttctccataggaatatacctactttaccatctttggaacgagcacataCACGACTGATCGACagatagacattttgttttctttttattgtaatatttgcgataacgttcaaaagtgccttcctggtctatctatactaatattataaagctgaagagtttgtttgtttgaacgcgctaatctccggaactacggttccgatttaaataattctttttgtgtcgaatagtgcatttatcgaggaaggctataggctataaaacatcacgctatgaccaataggagccgagcagagcgggtgaaaccgcgcggaagtagctagtttgaaataaacatttttggcTTTGAATCAATGccttaatctttttttatggtataaggtaTCCGATTTATCTTTAATTCAAAAAGAAAGGAAGATGTATTTATCTACAACAATacgtctgtcttgtagattattttaaaatattacacacgtattttttattttcttacagaaacaaatactttcgatgataatatattgatttgaaatatcgcatgacgtcacttctaggtacgttttatacgtagaaatgatgtatttgctcccactcctaaactttgatttatataagtattgtttatattatatttatctaagtattgttatcttatatgacaatatctaatatttcttcattacctaactgatggactaaatagatttttaattttcataccccgttatcaACCTTATTGTACGAAACCCGAATCTCTAAAAACGCTTCACGCTTACCGAAACCCAAATAAGTAATAACAAAGCAATAAATGGAAAATCTTAAGctttacaacaataattatgaacaaaagaaattaaacaattgaATATACACAGTTACAGTAcaattactaatttaaaatccATGTCgtgaattcaaataaaatacgtttatttgCAGAGGCGGAGCGTGGCTTGCccggggccccgtataatttGGTTGGGAGGCCCCCTTttctcgtttttttttcatatctccacgcctttaatccccgaagaggtaggcaaaggtgcacattatggcacgtaatgccactgtgtacattcacttttcacaatttgtgttgtaagtccatATActggcacatttccagactccgtgctaccactgagaaattttcgaaaaaccgaaaaaagcccagtaatacttcgactttttttttgaggtcgGAAAATCATGCTGTCACTTTTCGCTGCCTatttttgaacgcatgctttaggcgagaaagaaaaagaattatttatctGGTGAACTTTTGTGATTTctgaaatgaattaaaaaattagGAAGTTTTTAATTCGTCGTTTTatttgtcgttacattgttcctactatcaaatcaaataatgtatcagagatattgtaaaaaacatcttttttaaaagagtaacgatggagtttcttgctcgttcttctccattcgaagccacactttggaacgagcgcctagcttcactgacagacagactgacggacaattcaatttgatgtttcaaaagtgcctaatttaggattaattgaaataaaagctttgactttgactttgctaTTCTATGAACATAGGTACAGATAGTCAGATAATTTCTTTTGCACGTTAGTAAATTAAAAGACTgcgtcattggtcgagtggtcgcaattacgactgctttgac from Spodoptera frugiperda isolate SF20-4 chromosome 19, AGI-APGP_CSIRO_Sfru_2.0, whole genome shotgun sequence encodes the following:
- the LOC118281012 gene encoding adenosine 5'-monophosphoramidase HINT3, with translation MTAPIAERSDCIFCNIVNKFENTQILYEDDDICVFPDIKPASKLHLLIIPKRHIEDVKCLTPADKELVNKILLVAHEQLSKNNLSLDDARLGYHWPPFRSVKHLHLHAIAPASEMGFISRLIFRKDSYWFVSPDYVASML